The following are from one region of the Amylibacter sp. IMCC11727 genome:
- the pobA gene encoding 4-hydroxybenzoate 3-monooxygenase, protein MRTQVCIIGGGPSGLLLSQLLHTVGISSIILERQSRDHVLGRIRAGVLEWGTVDMLRKAGVGTRMNAEGFEHTGTFLSAKNRGFRIDFNALIGKKVMVYGQTEVTADLYAARTDAGATLLHNVENVTPIGLDTDTPSVSFDQDGTTKTIQCDYIAGCDGFHGVSRKSIPANVLREFERVYPFGWLGVLSETPPVSHELIYANHERGFALCSMRNANLSRYYIQAPVTDKIEHWSDDAFWDELRRRIPTDAADSIITGPSIEKSIAPLRSFVAEPMQWGRLYLVGDAAHIVPPTGAKGLNLAVSDVHYLFTALDQHYNHGENGGLATYSQTALKRVWNAIRFSWWFTTMMHSYPDQSPFDQAIQEAELSHLETSQAAQTNLAENYVGLPY, encoded by the coding sequence ATGCGCACCCAAGTTTGCATCATAGGCGGTGGCCCCTCTGGCCTTTTGCTGTCCCAACTGCTCCACACCGTTGGCATTTCCTCGATCATTCTGGAACGCCAATCCCGTGACCATGTGCTGGGCCGTATCCGCGCGGGCGTGCTGGAATGGGGCACGGTTGATATGCTGCGCAAAGCGGGTGTTGGCACGCGCATGAACGCCGAAGGCTTTGAACACACGGGCACATTTCTATCCGCCAAAAACCGTGGCTTTCGCATAGATTTCAATGCACTGATCGGTAAAAAGGTCATGGTCTATGGCCAAACCGAAGTCACCGCCGATCTCTACGCCGCTCGCACAGATGCAGGCGCAACACTCCTGCACAACGTCGAAAACGTCACCCCTATCGGATTGGACACAGACACGCCTTCGGTTTCCTTTGACCAAGACGGCACAACCAAAACCATCCAATGCGATTACATCGCAGGGTGTGACGGATTTCACGGCGTCAGCCGCAAATCCATCCCCGCAAACGTGCTGCGCGAATTTGAACGGGTGTATCCCTTTGGCTGGCTCGGCGTTCTGTCCGAAACACCGCCCGTCAGCCATGAACTGATTTATGCCAACCACGAACGGGGCTTTGCCCTGTGTTCTATGCGCAATGCCAACCTCAGCCGATATTACATCCAAGCCCCCGTCACCGACAAAATCGAACACTGGTCCGACGATGCCTTTTGGGATGAATTGCGCCGCCGCATTCCAACCGATGCCGCAGACAGCATCATCACAGGCCCCAGCATCGAAAAATCCATCGCTCCTCTGCGCTCTTTCGTGGCCGAACCCATGCAATGGGGTCGCCTGTATCTGGTTGGGGATGCCGCCCACATCGTGCCACCCACAGGGGCCAAAGGGCTCAACCTCGCCGTATCAGACGTGCATTACCTGTTCACTGCTTTGGATCAGCATTACAATCACGGGGAAAACGGCGGCTTGGCCACCTATTCACAAACCGCGCTGAAACGGGTGTGGAACGCCATTCGGTTCAGCTGGTGGTTCACCACAATGATGCACAGCTACCCTGATCAATCCCCCTTTGATCAAGCCATCCAAGAGGCAGAGCTGTCCCACCTCGAAACCTCACAAGCCGCACAAACCAATCTCGCTGAAAACTACGTCGGTCTACCCTATTAG
- a CDS encoding DMT family transporter: MTASMAGFTLNDAAMKYGGADLGLFQAIFIRGIFAVSLMGLFAYAFGAFAHMPKLRDAKLISIRSLAEICATMAFLTALFNLPLANITAILQALPLSIAFAAALFLNEPIGRKRIAAIIIGFVGVMIIVRPGLAGFNAYSLLGLVAVACVTLRDLAARQLSPSIPSLLVAFVASVAIMVTGGIGVLVTQNWQTPSSFEIASLAIAAVFLMVGYYCAVATMRIGDVAVVSSFRYTVMIWAIALGWLLFGDIPDFWTVFGMLVILAAGLFTMYRERQLAKQEID; encoded by the coding sequence ATGACCGCATCAATGGCAGGATTTACGCTCAACGATGCCGCGATGAAATACGGCGGCGCAGACCTTGGCCTGTTCCAAGCCATCTTTATCCGTGGAATATTCGCAGTCAGCTTAATGGGGCTGTTCGCCTATGCCTTCGGGGCCTTTGCGCACATGCCAAAACTGCGTGACGCAAAGCTGATTAGCATTCGTTCCTTGGCCGAAATTTGCGCAACCATGGCGTTCCTGACGGCACTGTTTAACCTGCCCCTTGCTAACATCACCGCCATCCTTCAAGCCCTGCCCCTGTCCATCGCCTTTGCCGCCGCGCTGTTCCTGAACGAACCCATCGGGCGCAAACGCATCGCGGCCATTATCATCGGGTTTGTGGGCGTGATGATTATCGTGCGCCCTGGTCTTGCAGGGTTTAACGCCTATTCCCTGCTGGGGCTTGTGGCTGTTGCCTGTGTCACCCTACGCGATCTGGCCGCCCGCCAGCTCAGCCCGTCCATCCCATCCCTACTCGTCGCCTTTGTCGCCTCGGTCGCAATTATGGTCACTGGCGGCATTGGTGTTTTGGTCACCCAAAACTGGCAAACACCCAGCAGCTTTGAAATCGCCTCGCTCGCCATTGCAGCGGTGTTTCTGATGGTCGGATATTACTGCGCCGTTGCCACCATGCGCATTGGCGATGTCGCTGTCGTATCGTCGTTTCGCTACACCGTGATGATTTGGGCCATCGCACTCGGCTGGTTGCTGTTTGGCGATATCCCCGATTTCTGGACCGTGTTCGGAATGCTGGTGATCCTTGCCGCAGGTCTGTTCACGATGTACCGCGAACGCCAATTGGCAAAACAAGAAATTGATTAA